The bacterium DNA window GCCCTCGGCGACCATAAGGCCCGTCCGATCCGCGATGCCCTCGAAGGACCGGTGTCAGTTGAGACTCCGGCCTCTGCAATTCAATTGCACACCGATGTCTCCGTGGTTGTCGATCGCGAGGCGGCCAGGCTTTTGTCGACTGCGAGACCGGAGGGCTGAATCTTATCTACACCAAATCGAGCAGATGGCCGAGGCGCTGCTGTTTGGTGCGGAGGTAGTCCATGTTTTCGGTTCGGGGAGCCACTTCGAGGGGAACCCGGCGAGCTATCTCCAGGCCGAATGATGCCAATCCGTCGTGCTTGGTTGGGTTGTTGGTCATCAGCGCAACCCGCTTCACACCCAACTCGGCCAGGATGGCGGCACCGATGCCGTAGGTGCGGGCGTCCACCGGCAGGCCCAATTCCAGGTTGGCATCCACGGTGTCGTGGCCCTTGTCCTGAAGGGCGTAGGCCTGGACCTTGTGGCCGATTCCGATACCTCGGCCCTCATGGCCTCGCAGATACACCAACACACCAATGCCGCAGTCGGCGATGGCGTCCATGGCGGCGTGCAGTTGAGCCCCGCAATCGCAGCGCCACGAGCCGAACACATCGCCGGTGAGGCATTCGCTGTGTACCCGTACCAAGACCTCGTCGGCACTGTCTAAGTCGCCGAGGGCGAACGCCACATGCTCCTCGCCATCGTCCATCGATTCGAAGGCGTGACAGGTGAAGCGACCCCAATTCATGGGCACCTCGGTGGTGGCGATCAACCTGATCTCGGGTTGGTGTCTCATGAGACTGCCCTGAGAGTACCGTCGCGAGCAGTCAAACAGTCAGCCCAAGCAGGGCTATTCCTCGCCGATGTCCAGCACTGTGCGGACAACGCCGCCGGTATCAAGCTCGTCGAGAGCGGCGGTGACGTTGTCGAGAGGGCGGTGCTGGGTGATCAGCTCGTCCAGCAGGAGCTCGCCGGATCGGTAGAGGTCGAAGATCCACGGAAAGTCCCGAGCGGGCGAGGAGTTGCCGTACATGCTGCCGGTGAGCGCCTTGCCGAAGTAGATCTCGTTAGCATCGATGTGGAACGGGGTTCCCGCCGGCGGCCCCCCCACCATCACCGCCAAGCCGCCCATGCCGATTGAGTTCCAGGCATTCATGTAGGTGGCCCCGGTGCCGATCACCTCGAAGGCATAGTCGGCACCTCGGCCCCCCGTCATCTCCATCACCGCGGCCACCGGATCATCGTTGGTCGCGTTCAGGGTATGGGTGGCCCCGAATCTCTCGGCCAGGGCCAACTTGTCGGCCAGCAAGTCCACCGCCACGATCTCGGCCGCGCCCATCAGGCGGCAACCCTGGATCACGTTGAGGCCCACTCCTCCGCAGCCGTAGACCACGCACATGCTCCCTCGGCGGACCTTGGCGGTGTTGACCGCCGAACCCACCCCGGTGGGCACCCCGCACCCCACCAGACAGGCCACGTCCAAACCCACATCGTCGGGCACCGCCACTGCTTTGGAGAAGTGGACTACTGCGTGCTCGGCAAACGAACCCACCGTGCAGAACGAGTGATGGATCTCGCCGTCGCGCTCAAAGCGGTGACCGCCGTCGTAGTAGGTGCCGATGGGAAAAGCAGGCAGCACCTGGCAACGGTTGGCGAAGCCGGCCGCACATGACCGGCACCGCCCGCAACTGGCCACCAGCGACAGAACTACCCGGGCGCCGGGACTGATCCCGGTGACGCCCTCCCCCACATGCTCCACTACACCGGCGCCTTCGTGGCCGAGGATCATGGGGGTTTCCCAATCGCGGTTGCCGTGGTACACGTGCAGGTCGCTGTGGCATATGCCGCTGTGGGTGATCCGCACCAGCACGTCTTGGGGGGCCAGGTTGCAGATATCCAGCTCCACGATGTCCAACGGCGCATTCGGCGCCCGGTACACCGCCGCTCGTGTCTTCATCGATTCGCCTCCCAATATCAGCTTCCTCCGCAGC harbors:
- the ribA gene encoding GTP cyclohydrolase II, whose protein sequence is MRHQPEIRLIATTEVPMNWGRFTCHAFESMDDGEEHVAFALGDLDSADEVLVRVHSECLTGDVFGSWRCDCGAQLHAAMDAIADCGIGVLVYLRGHEGRGIGIGHKVQAYALQDKGHDTVDANLELGLPVDARTYGIGAAILAELGVKRVALMTNNPTKHDGLASFGLEIARRVPLEVAPRTENMDYLRTKQQRLGHLLDLV
- a CDS encoding Zn-dependent alcohol dehydrogenase, which translates into the protein MKTRAAVYRAPNAPLDIVELDICNLAPQDVLVRITHSGICHSDLHVYHGNRDWETPMILGHEGAGVVEHVGEGVTGISPGARVVLSLVASCGRCRSCAAGFANRCQVLPAFPIGTYYDGGHRFERDGEIHHSFCTVGSFAEHAVVHFSKAVAVPDDVGLDVACLVGCGVPTGVGSAVNTAKVRRGSMCVVYGCGGVGLNVIQGCRLMGAAEIVAVDLLADKLALAERFGATHTLNATNDDPVAAVMEMTGGRGADYAFEVIGTGATYMNAWNSIGMGGLAVMVGGPPAGTPFHIDANEIYFGKALTGSMYGNSSPARDFPWIFDLYRSGELLLDELITQHRPLDNVTAALDELDTGGVVRTVLDIGEE